Within Citrus sinensis cultivar Valencia sweet orange chromosome 1, DVS_A1.0, whole genome shotgun sequence, the genomic segment attcagatgattatatgggtcctcattttctaggccataaaatgttgggagacaatttagcacactgggttttaattcaaaactcctagcagctacatttgggtatcttatgcatgatgtgctcaaattagctaagggactaaaatagtccttaaatagcctctcttgtggtgcttgtaaatccattccaaatttatttttaatgtgcttttgtgtgcgaagtgttttttctaattcaaggtctatgggttcaagattaggtaataatgacctacgaccatgcatgcaaaacaaataaaataaaaataaagatgggaacaaaacaaataaaaataaaaaagagggagaaattacgatactaaccttattgcgctattacaaccttactataaaaatacacaaaaacaaatacgtgaaagaaattaactaaaaagaattagtaagaaattaactaaaaagaattagtaagataaacaaaaattacaaagaaaaaaaaataacttgaaaattaaattacagaaatttaaagaagagaaaaagaaaagaaatactaacctttaaatgtagattcattcttttttttttctttttttttatagcaaaaaaaacacaagaaaacaaataaaagaaattattcacaaaaattaattctattaattaaaattacttacctccccggcaacggcgccaaaaacttattgtgcaaattttaatgtactcccaagcgcacaaatctattgtagtatagatcaatggtgacgagtgttgatcccacgaggaggtggattttaattgtgtgtagaattaattttgtaaatgggtgattggatttgtgttggaaatgatttggaatatctaaaacttaaattaaaatggcgagaataaattctaaaattggtattgaaatggtgagaataaattgaagagaattctattgaaatgacgtacttgggtatctggatccgtatcaacatgcatcatgggctaaataatccgtattaatgccaattaaatcataaggggggaatccacacctcatgaaccacgctctaatcaatatggtactaagggcttatcgtgccaaataataataaccttatactagagggtcggtgaaaccaaggcggtactagacaagaatattattatttgttgacgagaagtcaaaacgtccacaaaaactagaggggaagagaaaataaatttaccaaattaagcccatgacacatgttgagacttcaccttcaacccaagcttgaaagaaaattagctactcataattgaactaagggcaaaatgggaatttattaaaatatgaagaaaatacaagatagagaaggaattacagaaaatggatctcaaaaatggattcagagatatcaaattaagggggagaggccccctttttatagatatatggagtaaatcatggccatcggattaaaaacagtttggacgctcaggattgcgccacgtcatcagtcaacagtccacggtttgaccacgttgatgaacagtaacacggtttgacccggatgaacagtaacgcggtttggttgaaaataatcttgtgtgatgcatgcaccgtacgtgagatttttcgtccactgatatgctgccacgtcaccatcaacaatatataagaattttagtccaacatgatcgtgacacctcatcagtcaatgccacatcatcggtcaatgccacgtcatcgatccgtctatgtgaacagtgtcgtgaacagtaacgtagacaataccgtacccacgaatagtaccgtacatgtgaatagtgtcatttttccttttatgctcctcctaaggttttcgaccgtcctgagttcaaaagtgatgtccgttttgccgtctgatctctcctttattgtgaaatgactataatgcccctaaaatacataaattacttaattaaaataaaacacacgtaattaaatcacaagaatgttaaatacataaaagtaagggtttttagtaagacttgaaatgtaaaatgacggttttctcctttataaatatacattttctaacactcaacacaagGCATGTGGCAGAATTTATGTAAGATGACTGATGATTCATAAGGAAAACTAAACATGGGAGTTGGTAACTTTTAGCATGGTGATCAACATGTGTTGtagaaaatttttagaattttactATAAGTGGTACACATAAAAGTCAGTAAGTCTAACTTGTACTCAAATATTAGCTCATATCTTAATAGTCGCCTTAAGCTTATgttattaatcaattaactAATCTCAGCTCGTCTGAAATATCTTTTCTATCACCTCCATTACTTGTAGGTCAATTTTTTGTCTGGTCTTTGTCAATAATTCAAGTGATAGGTTTTTCTTTGCCAATAACGCGCGATAGTTCCTTGTCGTGAGCTTCTTATCTTCTGTCTTGAAGGAAGTAATTGCAAAAGACAAATGAAACAATTTCCTTTACACATCAATCAGTGCTGCAGCctttatatctttattattcTCGGAGGGATGATAATGTTGAGAGCCGAAACAATTACTAGTGCTCACTCCTCTCATGGCCATGTCTAACTCTCTACAATAATTTCGATATTCCTGTTCTTCAGTTCTTCCACTACCCAACAACTACGACGGTATATGCGGTGGCTTCATTGCTAGAGCCTCTGTGGGCATATTTTAACAACGTGAAGGAAGAGCTAATTAGAATTCACACAATTTTCCTGAAAGTCTACAGCTTCCAGGAAATTCACCACCTCTGTAGAATTGTAATAATAAGACTTGTGGTTTCCGTAAAAGAATTTATAAGAGTTAATATAGAAGAGTtcgaaaatgaattttatatggGCTAGAAATACTCTTGATTAATTGGTTATTCAAATGGTTTAGAAATCCCCTTAATATTAGGAAGTCATTTAAAATTCTGATTATTGTTGTTCTAAATATAATACTTTGCACTAACTTCCAATTCCACAATTACTCTGACAGCCCCGTTTTCACGGATTTATTTATGTATCTGAATCTTTTTATTCATGAAAGAATAATCTCTTGCAAACTCACAACTTCAATTATGAATCAACTAGCTAGCAaccatttctttatttttaattgctttggAAATTAAGGATTCGTCCAGCCGCCAGATTCTGCAGTGATTCTATTGCATTGGATgtcttcaattttcttttgcattAGATTCTTTGTTGAACTATTTATGCACAAGTGAAGGAGGAATTATAGAATACATCTGAGATAATACAATCAACTAATGCATATACAACGTGTATAATTGAATTTAGTGTAACCATCACCTACgtagatatttttcaaaataaatgcacacaAATTATAGTATCATTTGCTTGTTATATGACTTACAATGTATTCTAGAATTTTTCCTGAGTGGAGACCCTGAGTGGTAACATCCATCTAACATAAGAGTATTACAAAGAGATAATCACTTctcaaatttgaatatttattgTATTGAAACCACTAAGTATATAAGTTTGGACAACCCTAAATTCATGATGAGAAGTTAAAGACAGTAGTActctaaaagaaaatggaacgAAATGATCCATTCATACCTATTATTTGACTTTTAGATTTGCCCttctaaattttaacaaaatgcaCACATGTTCTCttgacaaatttttatttattcatgtgAACGAagtataacaaaattattgacCAATCAGAACCAAGATGGAAATTATCAGCAACAAAAGTAATCTGCAAGGACGAATAGAAGCAGATAGATTATTCCAAAAAGAAACTAAGTGCAAGTGGAATTACTGTAGTACTGATTATTCGAGTGTGGCGGGAACGTCGTCGAAGAAGGGTAAACTTCTCTGCTTGATCCTCACGACTTGCTGTGTTTGGATCAAAAGGCTAACGGTCAGGCAGAGGTAAGCCAAGTTTTATTAGTCCCACTCGCCGCGAATGCAGGACTTGCTTGGTAGTGACAGGTAGCCTAACAGATTGATGTTCTTCCAGAGCTGAATGTAAATTTTCTGGCCCCCACCTCTCAAGGCATTTACCTAAAACTGCTGCATCAGCTATGGCCATGTTTGTGCTTCTTGCACAGTGAGGGGTTATGGGATGAGCCGCATCTCCAATTAAGACCACATTGTCCCAGTATATTTGTGTCAAAGGGTCACAATCAGCTATAAGGTTAAGGAAAGGctcctttgtttcttttattactCTTGCAAACTCAGGAACCCAAATCTTCTCTGCTTCTTGGTGCATCTTCTTGATCATGTCACTGCTCACTTTCATTGTAGCTGAATCTCCCTGAAATTacttaatcaatttattaaagcTAGCTCTGCTAACACGTATGTATATGAATGATAAAATGAAGCAAGTTAGGCAATCACCTTGGGTTGAGGCTCAGGTTGAGAGATAAACCAAATCCAATTGAGCCTCTTGTACATAAGCTCATCAAGGACGGTGTAAGTTCCAGAGGCCAAGTCCATGTGCACGCCATTCCCAAGCGTAGGATATGCCTTCCGGACGCCTTGTATGGTTTCTGAATTCTCATTTTCCGAAAAATCAAAAACCCCCCTCCAAGCACAGTAACCTGTATACCTGAAAaacagaaatgaaaaataaaccgTAAATTTCAAGACAacagaaaatatgaaaatataatataatttgttcAGAAACCTGAGTTTAGAGTCTGGTAAAAAAGTCTGGCGAACTGATGAGCGGCTCCCGTCAGCTGCAACCAGCAAATCTCCAACTACGTCAATGATCACATCAGTTCTAAGATTCTTAGCTTTGACATTGACGGTTGATTTGTCGTGAGAAATGCAGAAAGTGAGGTACAAGTGACCCCAAAAAACTATTTCGACAGGCAGAGTATTGTATATAAGACCATGAAGATCAGTCCAATGTGCCTGTAAATAGTTGAAATTTTCGTCTCTAGCTAGTACCCGACAGATGCTCTTTTCCCTATCTACTGCCCGATTAtgcacaaaaagaaaaataaaaaaaagtcaacGCAAGAGCTCAAATTAAAGTAGTTCTGCGTATATACATACATTACCTGATCAATGGTGAGAGGTAAGGTGATGTTGTGAAGAAGATCAGGTTGATGGAGCCATGACTTAACTATTTTCTGGGACAATAGATGAAGTGCGATTCCAGCGCCGGTTGGGTTTCCGGTTGGAGGTCCACGTGTCTTCTCGATCACCACCACATCCCAACCTGCTAAAATAAGCGCTTTTGCGCATGATATCCCTGCTATGCTTCCCCCAACTATTATAGCTTTTGGCTTCCGCATCCTCTCCCTCATGTCTCTCTCTTCCTCTCAAACACCAGTATGTGTGACACAAAGGGACGCTCGCGCaaagatatatttatatacagGGGAAAACATCCCATTCTGAATTCAAAAATCAGGATGAGCCGGCAATCATatgaacatttttttaaaataattattttaaaatcttttatactGTTGTTAATTTGACGcggattttaataaaatttaacatctcAAACCAAGTCACTACTCTAgagaaaaatttcaagaatataTCTGTTGATTCCGGTAGGGCAGGGGTCTCATGCACAAGTTTCTCATCTATTTTCTTACCAGAACAAATTTCTAGTCAAAGTGAGGGTGTGAAAGGAAGATAAATAGACAAAATTTGGCCCACCACTTCATTCTTCCTAAATGAATAACTTTTTACCCTATTAAACGAGGAAAAATGGATTAGATTCTCCCTTAATTTGATCTGATTAGTGATTACTAAATAAAGAACACACACTTTATTGTAGTGTGTTTCGTCATTTAATACATTGAAGTTTGTATGTTTTTAAATTGGCCCTAGTTTTAGATCACTTAATTGGAAAGGGACatccttaattatttttaaaaagcacATCCTATAAGACTCCAACAGATGGAGTCCAAGTTCTAGAATAGATGAATAAATGATGTCAATTAAATGGCAATAGCCCACCAAAGAAGACAAAGAAAACAAGTTAGGAGAGATTCTAGGGTATACCAAAAGTACTACActtaattaatacatatatgctatatgtgtatttatttttaaaaaattatcatgtaattaatagttatatttaattgaactATACATATCATacatttattagttatatgtAGCACCTATATTATGCTCTAGAATTTCTCACAAGATAATATGTCAATATACCACAAAGTTTGAATCCTGTGAAATATGTTTAAAATTGACTCTTgtagaaatttttatgtggtaGTATATTAACACATGccaatatataattatgctACATCAATTAGGGTACCATTggtttcactttttttttattttacgtCTTAACTTTTGTATTGACAATATTAgttttgtattatatatataaaattactaagttattttttgcaatcaataaatatctaataactcaatacttttatatttatgctcataaattttttacttattaaataaatattaaaatatctcaaaaataataaattatattttttaacactaattaaaacaaataattttcaaatttaatgttgTTTTAGTTTATAATATGGACCATTCGTTCACCACTTCACATAACTTTATAACCTAGGTCCTGTTTGGAATCGAAGTACTAtaccttttaagttacaactgtcgtaaaaaaaattgtaattgtaaaacaaaaaattaatagctGTGAACTTAATGATTGCTTACTAAAGTTTaggcatttatttattagttaattgtCTAAAATTTACTTGTGAATGTTATTGACAATACTTATGTATTGATTAAAAAGATGAAGTAAGCCATTGATCTTAGTGATGATTATTTACCTtcaatagaaatattttatactagATTGACatatttgtgtatttattttaatgttaaaactttaatttctcatttatactgataaaatttagaaatgggTATTATATGTAGATTTTTAAGCTcctattataaatttatagtttgacttatataatttaatttattttttgtgtttttaaaagttttgttttaatatttgtgaagTAAAAACCCATTGCAGGTTACGCGAGGATTtagtaattgttaaaacctaCAAAgggtggattttttttaaataaaaaaccaatAGCGAGTTAAGAATTTACtgatttaattatcttttacaaGTGCAAGtttgataatgataaaatcacTGCACTGAAAGAAATTCTATGAAGAATATAATTCTTGTTCtgtatttttaatgaaatttttagagttatttatacaaaataaagacaaaGTAGCCGTTGAAAggcttaataatattaaagtagAATAAGTGAATACTTCATAAACTATTGCacaatatctttataaaataggAATGAAATATTCCTACACGATATTGCCATTCAAGTGCAAAAATCGCGCCGGAGATATTCCTTGACAAATAACTTTGATGTGAGCAAGTCGTGTGGAGTGATAAACCTGTTCTTGACTTGACTGTTGATGACTTTCCTTTTAGTAATCTTGGTCAGCTTGCTTAACAAGTGGTACCCATAACCCATCCATACAGCTAGCTAAACAGcataaataaatgtataacAATTCTTATATAAAAAGCCACCACCCcaagccaaaagaaaaaaaaattgtgctgaatacaacaatataatttcttCAGTTATATTTACTTGGAAACAAGAGAGATGAATATGAAGAAGCAGAAGCCAAAAGCTATTGTAGTTGGAGGAAGCATTGCTGGGGAATCATGCGCAAAAGCACTTGTTTCAGCAGGCTGGGATGTTGTTGTGATTGAGAAAACTCGTGGACCCCCAACCCAAAACCCAACCGGTGCTGGCCTTGGACTCGATCCATTGGCTCAGAAAATTGTTCAGTCATGGCTCCATGAACCTGAACTTCTTTACAACAACACTTTACCTATCACCATTACTGaggtatataatataatatatttaatttcttttttcccagTAGAATCCAGTAGTGCTTTGAATTATACTGATCTCTTAAAGATATTAGTTGTACACGTGTATATACAATGGTGTATGGTTAAGATTTGACAAAAGTATATTTTGCTCTGCACAAAATACAATTTAGAATGGAATCtcattgggaaaaaaatatctatatatgttgaatagataaaatttcaatttgtgtTTAATTGCAGAACCTAGCAACAGATGGGGAAAAGAAGATCAGCTGGGTAATAGGAAGAGAAGAAGGCGCTAAGTATCTGACAGCATATTGGGCTGATCTTCATGGCCTTATATACAATACTCTGCCAcctgaaatatttttatggggTCACCAGTACCTCTCTTTCTGTATTTCTGAAGACAAATTAACTGTCAAAGTTAGAGCTAAGGATCTCGAGACTGATGAAATAATCGAGATAGTAGGAGATTTGCTCGTCGGAGCAGATGGGATCCTCTCATCAATTGTTCAGAGCATTCTACCTGACTTCAAATTGAGGTCTGTGCTTGCTTGTGAATatcaataaaagtaattaatttttgagtattttgtttcttaaattTCAATGTGTTTTTAATAGGTACACAGGATACTGTGCGTGGAGaggtgtttttaatttttcagaaaacGATTCAGAAACCATCTTAGGCATTCGGAAATCGTATCCTGATATTGGGAAATGCTTTTACACGAATATTGGTTCAGGATCTCACATCTTAGTCACTGAGCTTAAGAAAGAGAAGTTCAATTGGGTTTGGTATGTCAATCAACCTGAGCCCGAGCTCAAGGTAACTGCttacttttgtttcatctttttattttgttttcggGGGTTTGGGTTGGGTgctaaaatctaatttttgcaAACGATCAACAAAGCTCAGACCATCACTggatccaatttttttttttttttatattttaattttccgGTTTATCAATGCAGTATGACGTGACATTGggaaacaaattattttattccctGCAGGGAAATACAACTTCTGTGAAAGTAAGCAGTGACATGATCGAGGAGTTGCACCAAAGAGCAGAGCAGGTTTGGTTACCTGAATTGTCAAGATTGATCAAAGAAACAAAGGATCCTTTCCTTAATGCTATATATGATCGTGATCCTTTGGAGAAAATCTTCTGGGACAGAGTGGTGCTAACAGGAGATGCAGCTCACCCGACAACTCCACACGCTGCCAGAAGCACAAACATGGCGATAACAGATGCAGCAGTGTTAGGAAAATGCCTCGAGAAGTGGGGGCCGGATCATTTATACTCTGCTCTGGAAGAATATCAATCCATTAGGAAACCTGTAACTTCAGCACAAGTTCTACATTCGCGACGATTGGGTCAAATGAAACAAGGGTTAAGTATTCCTGGAAGGGAGCGGCCTTTTGATCCAAAGACAGCAAGTCTAGAGGACTTGGAATTCATCGTTAACATGAAAGTGCCTCTTTTCGACGTTGTTCCTCCGATTCTTGATTCAATTTTTCGTTCTGCTTGATAACTTCAAAGGACACGGCTTGGTCTGTTCATTATGCTAACTATAGCTGCCGATAAATAAGAGGGTTGACCTCAATTGTGTGAGTAAAAGAACTGCTATACTTATGTTCCTTCCTGTAATAACGAAAGCCTCTTAATTCAGTGTCTCTACTTCTtcagcaaaataaaaataaattcttgatCGAAATACACCcaacttttctatttttcttataaaaatgacaCCACGATAGGATGGGATTGTCCTTGTGTTGTGTCATTGATCTATCCATATTTGTTTTTCCCAAAAACAATTTCCATGAAGGAGGATGTTTTGCTGCTTGTTAGTGCACGCTATTTAAGCACAAGACATGATTGAGATTTATGCAAGGTATGTGGTAGAATTAATGTAAGACGACGGATGATTCATGAGGAAAGCTAGACATGAGAGTCAGTAACTTTTACTATGGTGATCAACGcgttgaagaaaaattttagaatttttattataagtgGTGCATACAAAAGTTGGTGAGTCGAACTTGTACTCAAATACTAGCTCATGTATTAGGAGTTGCCTTAGCCTTACGTTATTAATCTAGTAACTAATATTAGCGatgtgaaatattttttctatcatcTTCCATCACATGTGTGTAGGTCAATCTTTTTGTTTGGTCCTTGTCTTGTGATAAGATAGTGTTAGtgattttgagagaaaatatgaaaaacacAAACAATGAAAATTCCCTTTTACTTAAACTAAGACACAGATTTTTTCACACTGAAGTTGATAGAAGACACTCGAATGCGCAGGAGTGAAATCTTGACAAATTAAAGCGAGAACTAAGACATGCTAGTCCTTTCTCGCGCATTTAGTTGACATTATTTTGCTTTGCAAATAAATGCGGGCATGGTTGAAGGCATTTTATCTTTCCggcactactagaaaaatgggcttTACTGACACTTCGTTACTGACACTTTGCAAAAAGTGTCAGTACTTATGTATATATGCACCATTTTCCGCTTTTGACAAATAGGAATCAGAGATTAATGATACTAGGGTGTCAGTAaactaaacataaaaaatcactAACACTAAAGtatcaatgataaaaaaaattcataaaaattttgttttagctCCAACTCGAACCTGGGAGCTCTAAGATTTAAAGCTTTAATGTTTGGAGCATAGACCATCAAATCTCGATGAGTCAAagtcataataatatttaaattattaaaaaatgaaaatataaataacaataacataaAACACACTTGTTCTCCCCATCTAGACTATATCGACTGTCTCCATCTTGCTTTCATCGTTCACTTTCGCTTTCGTTTTTCTCTTCTCGATCTCTTCTGTTTTGCACTAtccatttacaaattaaattcaattaatttagataGATAATGAAAACCTAAAACTCTGATTCgtttttccattttccccAAATTGAAACACAAACCAAAACCCTAATCGCTTGTTATCGAAGGGGTTTTTCTCCAACTTAACCATCCAGTGCCTATACTAGGCAAGCAAGTAAAAGCCATCGACAAGGGGTGAAGTGGCACCATCGGTTCGGTATTTAGGTAATCTCATTCTCCCTGACAAGTTAAGTCCAGAGAAAGAACTGTAGATGAGGTTATCAGCTGGTAATGGCagaatgttttatttttttgtgcaatttaattattgggtttgttttaatttggcttatgaataatatttttgaatttttatttttgggttgttTCAAATATTCAGAAATTGAACAGTCGTGCAACCCTGGTGggttttgttttccaaatatatttttatttatttatttatttattcgcaacttgaaatttctgttcttatttttctatatcttCACTCACATGCGGTCCAAAAATACAGGCATTTTAAGTGGTGCATTACTTAAACTCAAAACACTTGCTGCTGCGACTCTGTTTTTTCTACCACATTTGAGGTcagtttcaaacttttgtgCATGTGATTTACTgtcattgttatttaaaactaagaatgtgcattttttttagtttctgaAATAAACTGTTAGCTCCGTTTCTTAACTTTGAGCAATAAGTTAGTTGATTTTGAATGtactaaaatatgaaatttgattttagctTTTGCCTTTGTGATTAGGAGATGATTGTTTGGGTGTTATATTGGCTGAATGACTGTGTATTTAGTGGTTACAAACTATTTACATCTCTGTTTCATGTAAAGAGAggcaaattttgttatataatcctacttgtttatttattctgtTTTGGTTGGACGATTTGTAATAGAGACAATGACTatgatatgaattaattaagttcGTGGTTGTGAGTATTTTGAGATTGTATAAAGTTGATGATTTGTGTTTGATTCAATAAAGAAATGCTTGTTTTAAAGTAGTTCTGCATGTTGtatttgaagttaaaaaatgatttatagaATCTTAAAAAATGGCTTGCAAAGTGGTATGAagacattatttatttgaactcTTAACTTTTGTTAGTTACTTGACTTATGAATTAGTTCGACTACTTAAAAAGCCATTAGCACCCATCTTACCTATTAATCTCctatttaagtttcaaaacttattttgtttcaatttcaggattttgtctaaattattattataattaatgatttatagggctattaatgattttccagaattataagtttattattacaactataatcataataacattgaactttaaattaatcatgcaatttaattaaacttaaactaACATTACATATGTGAAcaggtaaaatatttgaaatggaCAGAAGTTGGATAACTTGTGATAGATTGTCTGTAGAGTATCGTTCTGGAGTTGCTGATTTCTTAGATTTTGCCATTTTGAATGCTGAAAATCGAATGTCAATTAGATGTCCTTGCACCTTTTGTTGTAATATGGAGTTTCATACTCCTCAACAAGTGAAGgatcatttatttgaaaaaggtTTTCTCCCAAGATATATTGTTTGGACTTGGCATGGTGAGACTGACTCTAAATCTACATTTACAAACTGTGAAGACCATTCACATAGTCAAAGATTTAGATGTCATGATTACAGTAATATAATTGACATGGTCGAAGATGCTTACGAGCATTGTGATAGAGATCCTAGTTCTTTTAAGGATATGCTTGAAGATGCTGAAAAGCCTTTGTACCCGGGTGCAAAACATTCAAAGTTATCTAGTTTAATGAGACTTTACAATGTGAAAGGGAACTATGGGTGGTCCGATAAAGGGTTTTTTGCTTTGTTAGAAGTCCTTGCTGATAttttgccaaataataatactctACCTATGTCAATGTACGAGGTTAAGAAAACAATGAAAGTGCTAGGCTTAGAGTATGAAAAAATACATGCATGTCCAAATGACTGCATTTTGTATAGGAATGAATTTGCTGATCTTGCTGAATGCCCAAATTGTGGAGCATCTaggtataaaaaaaaaaagatagctCAAT encodes:
- the LOC102615139 gene encoding uncharacterized protein LOC102615139 produces the protein MNMKKQKPKAIVVGGSIAGESCAKALVSAGWDVVVIEKTRGPPTQNPTGAGLGLDPLAQKIVQSWLHEPELLYNNTLPITITENLATDGEKKISWVIGREEGAKYLTAYWADLHGLIYNTLPPEIFLWGHQYLSFCISEDKLTVKVRAKDLETDEIIEIVGDLLVGADGILSSIVQSILPDFKLRYTGYCAWRGVFNFSENDSETILGIRKSYPDIGKCFYTNIGSGSHILVTELKKEKFNWVWYVNQPEPELKGNTTSVKVSSDMIEELHQRAEQVWLPELSRLIKETKDPFLNAIYDRDPLEKIFWDRVVLTGDAAHPTTPHAARSTNMAITDAAVLGKCLEKWGPDHLYSALEEYQSIRKPVTSAQVLHSRRLGQMKQGLSIPGRERPFDPKTASLEDLEFIVNMKVPLFDVVPPILDSIFRSA